In the genome of Candidatus Cloacimonadaceae bacterium, the window GAAGCAGCCGAAATATTCAGACTCCTCAACATCAACGTCAGTAAACACCAATACTACTCAATTCGAAAGTAGTGCCCAAAATGAAAACCTTCCCGTCTATTTTTCAATTACTTAGGCACTACTTTGCGAAACTTGGGCTAAGATTGAGCTCGATGCCGGGACCGATACCGACAGTCCAGTTGTGTCTGTGCACGCTTTTCTCCTCTTCGCTATCGGGGATGGCATCATAATAATATGATGTGGAGGAGTTTCTTCGGTACTTTTTACTGAACTGGTCTTCCTGGTGATAACCGTATGCACCTCCGGCAACTAAAAAGAGCCTGCCGTTTCCAAAATCGTCTAAGGTATGGATATAGTTGGCACCAATATTTACGACCACCTCCTTACCGGTTTTGGTAATTGTGATCAGGCTATCCACATCATCTTGCTGAATTGTATCGCCCAATCTGACGTCATTCCTGCCGATGGTGTATGCACCCATAGTAAGCTGTAAACCTGCTTTGGGTCCCATGAAACGCATCGAGTAACCGCTGGCGGACATTCTGCCAAGGTGAAATCCCATTGCCGTGCCGGTGATGGCTTCTTCCGCGATCAATCCGATGCTAAAGCTGAGCAGCACACAGCTGATCAATATAGCTCTGATACTCATGATCCAACCTCCTGTTATCATTCATTGTGCACAATACTGTGTGATGCTGCAATTCTGTCAAGCAATATCGCTGCGATGGCATGGGGACAAGCTACTAGTTTAATTAGAATATCTGGAATATCTCTTGCATTAAAACGCGCTAACATATTTATGACACCCTAAAGTTATTTTCACTATGGAGAATCAATGAAACGCATATTATTTCCAGTCCTGATACTGATAGCGGTCTGCCTCTTGATCGGGGACTTGATCAATCCGGAGGGATCAATCCTTATCGGCGATGAGGGTAGAAACACCGAAGGAACCCTCGCATTCAGCGTTCGCACCGTCACCTATAATGGTGCCTACGCACCTCGCAATTCAGGTGCAATTTGGATCACCAACGCGCAAAACCAATTCGTCAAGACCATCAAGGTCTGGGCTGATACCTATCGTTGGACTTTGATTCGCTGGATCGCAAGTTCCAATCAAAACACTACCGGAGCCGTCACCAGCGCTTCCTACAACTCGCATCAACTGCATAATATCACCTGGAATGGTAAAAATCATCAGAATCTGGAAATGCCGGACGGAGAATATAAAATAAACGTCGAATTCACCGAACACAACGCCACTGCTGCGAATATGGGCAAATACAAACAAGTACCTTTTATGAAGGGCATCAATCCGATCGACATCACCATCCCGAATGAGACCTATTTTCGCGATATGACCCTGGGGTGGAATCCGATCATTACAAACGGAAGCATCTTTGGAACTGTGATGGATACCCAGGGCAATCCCTTTGCGGGAGCTACCGTCAGTGCCGGCTACATTCACGCAACCACAAACACCGCGGGTATATACAGCATTTCATTGGCACCTGGCATCTATAACGTTAGTTGTAGTATCAACGGATACCAGGCATATACTTCGGCAGCGTTGGAAGTGTTTTCAGGGCAAGATATTCAGCATAACATCATTCTCAATCCGGTGAGCAATTCCGATGATCTCAATCCCGCATCCGGCATTGGGATGAAAACAGCGTATCCAAATCCGTTTCTCGCATCCACAAAGTTTGGCTACTATGCGGATAAGAACTGCCGTCTTGAGGTGTTCAATATCCGGGGTCAAAGAGTGATCGGAAAAGACCTGCCGGCTACGAAACAAGGATGGAGTGAAACCGTGTGGGATGGAAAAGCCGACAATGGAACGCGCTGTCCCTCAGGTATTTATACGATAGTTTTAAGGCAGGGAAACCACCGTCAAAGCCAGCGGGTGATGCTGAACAACTGAGCTCACCAATATAGCGAAGTGCCGATTCCGACCTGCGAAACGCTGAGATTCTCGTCTTCGTAGTCCCGGAGGGCATAATGCAGATTCAAGCTCGCCAGCGAACTGAAATGATAGCCAAGCTTGCACTGATAAACGCTTAGTCTCTCAGGTTGGATATTTATCCCAGCTCCGGCATAAATGCTATTCCACACTTTACTTTGCATCTGTGCGAAGAAAGCCTCGGTGTCGTTCTCAGGGCTGTATTTTCCACCCAATAGGACAAAGGATTCGTGGCTTTCGTCATAGGGCATGGTGTAGATCAGATGGCTGCGCAGATAGTTTGATACCAGCCGCAATTCGTTCATATCGTCATCCACCACGTTGTTGTTTATGAAGAGCATATAGCCGGAAAGTTGATTGTCAAAGCGTTGTTGGTAGCGCAGAGTCGTTTGCAGATGATTGCGGCTTTGGGAATCGATAGCATCACCATTGCGATTTTTCCAGATGAACGAAGCCCTGGTGCTGATCATGGGATTGATGCGGTATTCAAAGCTCGCGCCGGTCGCCAATGAAGTCAGCTCATACTGGCTTTCCTTTGCGTAAGTGGCGTCCTTGTAATCCGCTCCGGCATAGATAGATAGAACATCATTTGCTTTAATGTTAGCCGTCATTCCCAGATAGATGTCATCCAAACCTGTCTTGTCTTTTTTCACCAATTCGAAAGTGCCGAAATCAAGATCCCAGGGGGTGGCGCGCAAATGCTTATGAATCGCATATATCTCTACGTTCAAAGGTTTTATGTCCAAAGAGGAAAAGAGTGTGCTGTGGTGCTGGATGTCCTTTTCATAGACGCGGAACGCATCAAGCTTTGGATACAATCCCAGTTTCAGAGGGCTGCCATAGAGCGTGTTGCGATAGGACGCCCCCAGTTCAAGCATGCCCTTTCGATAGATCAACGAGCTCTGTAAACTGTTATAGAGCTTTTGCTTGCTGTTTTCCGGATAGCGCTCTGCCCAAGAAAGATCAGCATCGAGATCGAGTTTCAAACTTGCAATCGGTTCGATTGAAAATCCCATACGGGAATCCGCAACAAACGATTTTTGATCCTCGTTCTGGATGACGCGGAAATCGCTGTGCATAAAAGCACTGGTCTGTGCCCGACAGATCGACGTCAAACCTATCAGGGTTAAAATCAATAGATAGCGTTGTTTGGACATGCGGCAACACACTCAGCGCAGCGAGTACATTTACTTTGATCGATCACTGCTTTGTTATTGACATCATAGAAAATGGCGTCCGAGGGACAGACGCGGATACACTCCCCGCAACCGTTGCAGGATGAGGAATCGACGTTGTATTCCGTAATCGTCACTCTTTTGCAGGCTATAGAGACAAATAGTACTGCAAGCAGGCTTAAGGCGATGATGACGAGTGTCTTGCGCGTGTTCATTTGACGTCCTTGATCGCACGGTAGGTGCATGTTTTCACACAAATCTTGCAATTGATGCAACGCTCAGGATCGATGACCGCTCTGCCCTTGGAAATGCTGATCGCATCGACGGGGCAGGCTTTTACGCAATCTCCGCATCCGACGCACAAGCTTTTGTCCACGAAGGGGTTGCTTCTGCTTATGGCGATGATTGCCACTGCCAGAGCCACTAATAACAGTAAGATTAGAAACGATTTTCGCGAAAGTTTCATTTGCTGAAATACTCCCTTAGTTAAAGTTAACCGTGGGAGCGAGCTCCGCGCTATCAACCGCTTGGAAGAAAGTCATCTGAGATATGCCGAATACCGAAGCCAGCAGGTTGTTCGGGAAAACCACAATGTATTGGTTTTCCACCTGCGACCAGGTGCCGTTGACGTTTACTTTGAGGGTTTGCATCTTATTATAGCGGCGAACTGTCCAGCCTCCGATCAATATAATCAGCAAGGCTACGACCAGCAGAATGATCAATCCTTTTTTCATCGTCTCTTTCTCCATCATCGTGTTTTGCACCATTTTTTGCATTGGGTTATTTTGTCCAGCTTTTTCATTTTTGCTTGATTGATGGCTGCATCCGTGAGCAGGAAAAGACTTTATCCTTTACTTAAATATGTATTGGTTATGTTTCTATTTTACTATCACTTTGCCTTGATTGATTTTGATTCGGTAGGGAATCGTTGAGTCACTTTCGAGGGTGCGGGAGTGGATGATATCCTTCGCGACATAGACTTCCTTTGGCGTCCCTTGGATGGAAAGCAAGCGAGTGAATGGGCGCGGAAGGAAAAGCGTCACCCCGCCTTTTTCGTTCGCGAGGAATAAGGAAACCGGTGGAGCAGCTTTATCAAGCTTCGCGGTAAGCTCTCCCCCATTCAAACGAATATCGAGATGGGTGACCCGTGTGCTATCAAGCGTGAGTTCAGCTTTGCTGCCGAGCTCAGTGAAGAAACCACGCTTATTTTGTGATATCCGAATGATGGCAAGGCTATCTTGTAGTTTCAGCTCTTGAGGAAAGCTCAGTTTGCTGCCCGGAAGCCCGAAGCCGCTGGATGCATACAAAAGAGCCAGATGGTCGGATTGACGGATCACAAGATCACCGATAGGCATGTTCACTTCTATCCGGACAGGAATATCCGAGGGAAGCTTGCCCGAGAGTTCAAGATTGCGGTGCCGTGAATAGGGGGTTGCGAGACTCACACCGGCTGCGACAACCAACGCGAGAACAATCAGAGCGGCTTTCTGATAGAGTTTCAGGGCTGTGTGAACTTTGACCAGTTGCGGTTCATAGAAGACACCACGATGCATTCGCATAGCCCTAAACAAAATATATGAGCATAGATAGATCAGCGCTCCCGACCAGATGACGTCGCTGGCAAAATGACCGCCCTGCGCTATCCTCACGAAACCGATCAGAGTGCCATAAATCATTGCGAAAAAAAGAAACATGAGTGCCAGTGAACGACGGCGTCCCCTTAAGAGAAAATAAAACGCGAAAAAATAATAGCCCACGGTCGCATGACCGCAGGGAAAGGATTTGCCGGGGCTGCTGGAATCGATTTGCAAAGGAGCCTCATACGCAAACTTGCCTCCGTATCTTTCCAAATCACGGGGACGGGGTCTGCCCCAATTGTCTTTCAGCAAGGCGTTTACGACCAACCCGGGACCGAGGATCAAACATAATATGAGAAAAGCGCCTACTTTGCGATATTTGAGCCAGCGTTGCTTTTTGTATCCGAGCGCGAAAACGAATAGTCCGCCAAGCGCACTGAACAAAGCAGGCAGATTCCCATAACGGTAAAGCAATTGAAAGAGAGGCAGTTGCCCATATGTCCACTTTCCTCCATCGCCAAAAAGACGATCCTGCAAGCGCAGATCGAGGTCGCTGAGGGAAAAGAGCAGCGTCGCGGTGATCAAGACTAACAGAGGAACGAGGAAATCGGCGGTTATAAGGAAAGGACGACTGATTACAGCCGTCCCCTCTTTATCACTAATTGATATCATTATGTAGTGGTTACGCTGTGGGTTTATCTTCAGTTTCCGTGGCTTCGGATTCTTCGGTATCTTCAACCAAAGTCTCTTCGATCACAGGTTCTTCAAACGCGATCTCTTCAACCACAGTCTCTTCGACCACGGTTTCTTCGATCACAGGCACTTCAACCACAGTCTCTTCGACCACGGTTTTTTCGACCACTGTCTCTTCAACCACAGGTTCTTCAAACGCGATCTCTTCAACGACAGTTTCTTCAACCACGGTCTCTTCAACGACAGTTTCTTCAACCACGGTCTCTTCGATCACAGGCACTTCAACCACAGGTTCTTCAACCACAGTCTCTTCGGGTATTCCCACTTCAGTCTCATCAACGACAACATCTTCCACCAGAGTCTCAACAACTGCTGTTTCTTCCACAATGGTCTCTGCCATGATGGGTTCTTCCACCAGGGGACTATCTTCACCCGTTTCCATATCAATCGCGATGGTTTCTTGCGTTTCGGCAGTTTCCGGTGGGGCTGATTTGAATTCCGCGATCTTTTTTTCACGGATGGCGCGGTCGGCTTTTTTCTTCTGTTGTCTGGTAATGCGGTCGCGTAAATACTGCTCGTGGATGGCGATGTATTCTTCCTGCAATCTGGGATCGCGTGAGAAGAAGAAAGCCTTCACGGAGAGGATGAGGCGACGGTTGTCCATATCGAGTTCGATCACTTTGAGCGGAATCTCTTCGCCCACGAAGAAGGCGTCCTCGGAGTGTTCAAGTTTCGGGATCGCGAGGTGGGAAATCGGGATGAATCCTTCCACCACGTCGTTTCCGAGCGGGATATCTACTAACACACCCTTGGGGATGAGCTTGCTGATTTTGCCCTTGACTTCGGTATTTACGGGCAGGACGCTGTTCAGGCTTTCCCAAGGATCAGGGGAGAGCTGTTTCACACCGAGCGCGATGCGATGTAAGGCACGATCGATGGAGAGAATGACGGCTTCCACATCCTGACCCTTGCGATAGGTTTCGCGCGGGTGATAGACACGTTTTGTCCAACTGACATCGGAGATGTGGATCAAGCCATCGATGCCAGCCTCGATTTCGACGAATGCGCCGAAAGCTGTGAGGCTCTTCACCTTGCGGATGAGCACGGTGCCGATGGGATACCGGTCTTCGATTGTGAGCCATGGATTGGGATCCATCTGTTTCATGCCCAGGGAAATGCGCTTGTTTTCCTTGTCCAGTTCAAGCACGATGGAATTGACGGTGTCGCCGAGCTTGGAGATTTTGCGCGCATCTGAAATCTTCTTTGTCCATGACATTTCAGATATATGGACGAGCCCTTCCACTCCGGGTTCGATCTCGATGAAAGCTCCGAAGGATTTCACGCTCACAACTTTGCCGGTGACGCGTGTGCCTTCCGGATACTTGATCTCGATCGTCTCCCAAGGATGGGGAACGAGCTGTTTCAGACCCAGCGAGATCTTGTGTGTCTCGGGATCAAAATTGATGACTTTGACCTTGACCTTGTCTCCGATGTTGAGCATCTCGGAGGGGTGGTTGATCTTG includes:
- a CDS encoding DUF2271 domain-containing protein — protein: MKRILFPVLILIAVCLLIGDLINPEGSILIGDEGRNTEGTLAFSVRTVTYNGAYAPRNSGAIWITNAQNQFVKTIKVWADTYRWTLIRWIASSNQNTTGAVTSASYNSHQLHNITWNGKNHQNLEMPDGEYKINVEFTEHNATAANMGKYKQVPFMKGINPIDITIPNETYFRDMTLGWNPIITNGSIFGTVMDTQGNPFAGATVSAGYIHATTNTAGIYSISLAPGIYNVSCSINGYQAYTSAALEVFSGQDIQHNIILNPVSNSDDLNPASGIGMKTAYPNPFLASTKFGYYADKNCRLEVFNIRGQRVIGKDLPATKQGWSETVWDGKADNGTRCPSGIYTIVLRQGNHRQSQRVMLNN
- a CDS encoding 4Fe-4S binding protein; translation: MNTRKTLVIIALSLLAVLFVSIACKRVTITEYNVDSSSCNGCGECIRVCPSDAIFYDVNNKAVIDQSKCTRCAECVAACPNNAIY
- a CDS encoding 4Fe-4S binding protein; this translates as MKLSRKSFLILLLLVALAVAIIAISRSNPFVDKSLCVGCGDCVKACPVDAISISKGRAVIDPERCINCKICVKTCTYRAIKDVK
- a CDS encoding LemA family protein; this encodes MQKMVQNTMMEKETMKKGLIILLVVALLIILIGGWTVRRYNKMQTLKVNVNGTWSQVENQYIVVFPNNLLASVFGISQMTFFQAVDSAELAPTVNFN
- a CDS encoding phosphatase PAP2 family protein is translated as MISISDKEGTAVISRPFLITADFLVPLLVLITATLLFSLSDLDLRLQDRLFGDGGKWTYGQLPLFQLLYRYGNLPALFSALGGLFVFALGYKKQRWLKYRKVGAFLILCLILGPGLVVNALLKDNWGRPRPRDLERYGGKFAYEAPLQIDSSSPGKSFPCGHATVGYYFFAFYFLLRGRRRSLALMFLFFAMIYGTLIGFVRIAQGGHFASDVIWSGALIYLCSYILFRAMRMHRGVFYEPQLVKVHTALKLYQKAALIVLALVVAAGVSLATPYSRHRNLELSGKLPSDIPVRIEVNMPIGDLVIRQSDHLALLYASSGFGLPGSKLSFPQELKLQDSLAIIRISQNKRGFFTELGSKAELTLDSTRVTHLDIRLNGGELTAKLDKAAPPVSLFLANEKGGVTLFLPRPFTRLLSIQGTPKEVYVAKDIIHSRTLESDSTIPYRIKINQGKVIVK
- a CDS encoding 30S ribosomal protein S1 — its product is MLTHDQNEIKTDLTEKNQMEGEDTTSETVVEATEPETEPTEETMIEDEQTQADEVIALDEQTEPETTQTEETLPEEEPAEEETLVPAEEEALVPEEEETLIPEEEEALVPAEEEIVETAVETITELAEEPNPEAIEATIPEPVAELEIPETPKIELSQEELEHNKMLSMYDEYTSSFSKGQIKEGTVVGITDREVSVAIGFKSDGVIPIHEFAYTGIPELNSSIQVFINEVENGEGKLSLSKKKADFIINIERIKKAHEDGTIVHGAIRRRVKGGMIVDIMGIEAFMPGSQMSLKPIPNLDQFIGKEMSFKVVNIDEEHRNIILSRKQVLEDEANIKRQELLSKIQIDSELDGEVKNITQYGAFIDLGGIDGLLHLTDMSWGKINHPSEMLNIGDKVKVKVINFDPETHKISLGLKQLVPHPWETIEIKYPEGTRVTGKVVSVKSFGAFIEIEPGVEGLVHISEMSWTKKISDARKISKLGDTVNSIVLELDKENKRISLGMKQMDPNPWLTIEDRYPIGTVLIRKVKSLTAFGAFVEIEAGIDGLIHISDVSWTKRVYHPRETYRKGQDVEAVILSIDRALHRIALGVKQLSPDPWESLNSVLPVNTEVKGKISKLIPKGVLVDIPLGNDVVEGFIPISHLAIPKLEHSEDAFFVGEEIPLKVIELDMDNRRLILSVKAFFFSRDPRLQEEYIAIHEQYLRDRITRQQKKKADRAIREKKIAEFKSAPPETAETQETIAIDMETGEDSPLVEEPIMAETIVEETAVVETLVEDVVVDETEVGIPEETVVEEPVVEVPVIEETVVEETVVEETVVEETVVEEIAFEEPVVEETVVEKTVVEETVVEVPVIEETVVEETVVEEIAFEEPVIEETLVEDTEESEATETEDKPTA